A single region of the Biomaibacter acetigenes genome encodes:
- the cpaB gene encoding Flp pilus assembly protein CpaB produces the protein MKNKLIFLLAIIFGLAAAFGIYKYMEDLKTTYRTSGNFTRVATAKQKIAARTVISGDMLEFKEMPVEYVLPGTVVDIKDATGKMARGDIYPGEVILSNKLVARTDAAAGLSAKVEKGRRAVSIPVNNITAMHGLINTGDRVDVLVTFNAPGEQKTPATSTIIQNVPVLAVNGNLATEGASKQELQTVTVMVEPEQAQQIALAIQQGSIQLALRSPDDSDIVQLRTSIPEHLMR, from the coding sequence ATGAAAAATAAACTCATCTTTTTACTGGCGATTATTTTCGGCCTTGCGGCCGCTTTTGGAATATATAAATACATGGAGGATTTAAAAACAACCTACAGGACATCCGGGAATTTCACCCGGGTGGCTACGGCGAAACAGAAAATTGCGGCCAGGACGGTCATAAGCGGCGATATGCTGGAATTCAAAGAAATGCCCGTGGAATACGTACTGCCGGGTACGGTGGTGGACATCAAAGATGCGACGGGCAAAATGGCGCGCGGCGATATTTATCCAGGAGAGGTGATCCTGAGCAACAAACTGGTGGCGAGAACCGATGCCGCGGCAGGTCTTTCGGCGAAAGTGGAAAAGGGCAGGCGGGCTGTTTCTATTCCGGTCAACAACATAACCGCCATGCACGGGCTCATAAATACGGGAGATCGTGTGGACGTACTGGTCACTTTCAACGCACCGGGTGAACAAAAAACTCCAGCCACATCCACCATAATTCAAAATGTGCCGGTTCTGGCCGTCAATGGGAATCTTGCGACAGAAGGAGCATCGAAACAGGAGCTCCAGACCGTCACCGTTATGGTGGAACCGGAACAAGCTCAACAGATAGCCCTGGCCATCCAGCAGGGAAGCATTCAACTGGCGCTGCGCTCGCCGGACGATTCAGATATCGTACAGCTTCGCACGAGCATACCGGAACATTTAATGCGATAG
- the larA gene encoding nickel-dependent lactate racemase, with product MSTVKLKYMSSYVDVDIPDKNLYAVLNPEDLPGVIDPFREVREALDKPIESIPLKEMAKSKKNVVILASDITRPSPSHILVPPIVEELKEAGVEYSDITVVFGLGYHRQHTEEEKKKLVGEEVYSKVRCIDHDINDCVYLGTTKRGTPVEVFRPVAESDLLIATGNLEFHYKAGYSGGDKALLPGVCSKKTIETNHVMMIRPGTMPGRAQGNPMREDIEEAGRIAGVDFIVNAVLNSHKEIVKVVAGDPVKAHREGAKYIDKMYKRNIEEKVDVVVASCGGFPKDINLYQAQKGLENASYAVRDGGSIILLAECREGLGEATFEDWMMRAKTPHDCVEWIQQEFKLGAHKAAVICMVLERAKVYLVSGLDENLVRDIFFIPAKSVQQALDKALKEYGEKAKVLVLPYANSTLPYVE from the coding sequence ATGTCCACTGTTAAACTGAAATATATGTCATCTTATGTGGATGTGGATATACCTGATAAAAACCTGTATGCTGTTTTGAATCCTGAGGATTTGCCGGGAGTAATAGATCCTTTCCGGGAAGTAAGAGAGGCCCTGGATAAACCCATCGAAAGCATCCCCCTGAAGGAGATGGCAAAGAGCAAGAAAAACGTGGTGATTCTTGCCAGCGATATCACGAGGCCTTCGCCGTCGCATATCCTGGTTCCACCCATAGTAGAAGAATTAAAAGAAGCGGGCGTAGAATACAGTGACATCACTGTCGTCTTCGGGTTGGGCTACCACAGGCAACATACAGAAGAGGAAAAGAAGAAGCTGGTAGGAGAAGAGGTATACAGCAAGGTAAGGTGTATAGACCATGACATAAATGATTGCGTATACCTGGGCACCACGAAGCGAGGCACTCCTGTGGAAGTTTTCAGACCCGTGGCGGAATCCGACTTGCTTATTGCCACCGGCAACCTGGAATTTCACTATAAAGCCGGTTACAGCGGAGGAGATAAAGCCCTCCTGCCGGGAGTGTGCAGCAAGAAGACCATCGAGACCAACCATGTGATGATGATAAGGCCCGGCACTATGCCCGGCAGGGCCCAAGGGAACCCCATGAGGGAGGATATTGAAGAAGCCGGACGCATCGCAGGTGTGGATTTTATTGTGAATGCGGTTCTAAACAGCCACAAGGAGATAGTGAAAGTGGTGGCAGGGGACCCCGTAAAGGCACACCGTGAGGGGGCAAAGTATATCGATAAGATGTACAAGAGAAACATCGAAGAAAAGGTAGACGTGGTAGTTGCCTCCTGCGGCGGATTCCCGAAAGATATAAATCTGTATCAGGCCCAGAAGGGGTTGGAAAACGCCAGCTACGCGGTAAGGGATGGAGGCAGCATTATACTTCTTGCCGAGTGCCGGGAGGGGCTGGGAGAGGCCACTTTCGAGGACTGGATGATGAGAGCAAAAACTCCTCATGATTGTGTCGAATGGATACAGCAGGAATTTAAACTGGGTGCCCATAAGGCAGCAGTCATATGCATGGTCCTGGAAAGGGCAAAAGTTTATCTGGTTTCAGGCCTTGATGAGAATCTGGTGAGGGATATATTTTTTATCCCCGCAAAGTCGGTCCAACAAGCCCTGGATAAAGCCTTAAAGGAATACGGTGAAAAGGCAAAGGTGCTGGTACTGCCCTATGCCAATTCAACACTTCCCTATGTGGAATAA
- a CDS encoding pilus assembly protein TadG-related protein, translating into MMKRLKSFFKTMRRDERGTVLVLAAAVMTVLLGFAALVTDVGALVLEKNRLQTACDAATLAAARELPSTEEARQKALEYLGYNGVAPEEAIINFDAGGTKVTVEASRRVDFTFARVFGINSGDVSTRASAVFGSVKSITGVVPFGIPDQPLVYGQEYTLKSGSHDGYGPGNYGALALELRGASSYENNLKYGYGGTVSVGDWVLTEPGNMSGPTEEGVNYRLNQCPHTPGCNIDSYHPDCPRVMIVPIFDPTDLSGRDEVKIVGFAAFLLKGVEGSGNESIVKGYFLQMVPPEGLRYTIDPNGTDYGLHAAKLME; encoded by the coding sequence ATGATGAAGAGGCTAAAGAGCTTTTTCAAAACAATGAGACGGGACGAAAGAGGGACAGTGCTGGTGCTGGCCGCAGCCGTGATGACCGTACTCCTTGGTTTTGCCGCTCTGGTGACCGATGTGGGTGCCCTTGTGCTGGAAAAAAATCGTTTACAGACCGCATGCGACGCTGCCACCCTGGCCGCCGCCCGGGAACTTCCATCCACGGAGGAAGCCAGGCAAAAGGCCCTGGAATACCTGGGGTATAACGGTGTAGCTCCGGAGGAGGCTATTATAAACTTTGATGCCGGGGGCACAAAGGTGACCGTGGAAGCGTCCCGCCGTGTAGATTTTACCTTTGCCCGGGTTTTTGGTATAAATAGCGGCGATGTTTCGACAAGGGCATCCGCCGTATTCGGCAGTGTGAAAAGCATAACCGGAGTGGTCCCCTTCGGTATTCCCGACCAGCCGCTGGTATATGGGCAGGAATACACCTTAAAATCCGGTTCCCACGATGGATACGGTCCGGGCAATTATGGCGCCCTGGCCCTGGAATTGAGGGGCGCGTCCAGCTATGAAAACAACCTGAAATACGGCTACGGCGGCACTGTTAGTGTAGGAGACTGGGTGCTTACGGAACCGGGAAACATGTCGGGCCCTACTGAAGAAGGCGTAAATTACCGTTTGAATCAGTGCCCGCATACTCCCGGTTGCAACATAGATTCTTATCACCCCGATTGCCCAAGAGTTATGATAGTGCCGATTTTCGACCCCACCGACTTGAGCGGCAGGGACGAAGTTAAGATAGTCGGGTTTGCAGCCTTCCTGTTGAAAGGAGTGGAAGGTTCAGGGAATGAAAGTATTGTTAAAGGATACTTTTTGCAAATGGTTCCGCCGGAAGGATTGCGTTATACCATAGACCCGAACGGAACCGACTACGGTCTGCATGCGGCAAAGCTGATGGAATGA
- a CDS encoding TRAP transporter large permease, which yields MSFTVGLLFISFAVFLILNIPIAVALGLATGAAVLTSHMPLTLVVQRIFASNDNFPLMAIPFFMLAGSVMTQGGVSKRLVAFADALVGWLTGGLGIVATLAGMFFAAISGSSAATTAAIGPILFPEMEKRGYNREFAAAIVAAAGETGIIIPPSVTMVVYGVIAGVSIGDLFLGGFGPGILMGLSMAALIYFVSKRHNYGGTKWAGLANVGKTFAQSIWGLLMPIIILGGIYGGIFTPTEAAAVAVVYGLFVGFFIYKDLKLSDLPKIVEDSVKSTAVVMFIMDAAGLFSWIITSQQVPVMLANYFVSLTNNPTTILMLINILLLIVGCFLNASAAVTILAPILVPVVTQMGIDPVFFGVLMTVNLAIGTLTPPVGVDLFVATTIAKIPLERISRAILSFLVVLILDLIIITYVPGIVMWVPNMVK from the coding sequence ATGAGCTTTACCGTCGGCCTTTTGTTTATCTCTTTTGCGGTTTTTCTTATTTTAAATATACCTATAGCCGTAGCACTGGGCCTTGCCACAGGAGCGGCAGTCTTAACATCTCATATGCCTCTTACCCTGGTGGTGCAAAGAATATTTGCTTCTAACGATAATTTCCCGCTCATGGCAATACCATTTTTTATGCTGGCAGGCTCTGTAATGACTCAGGGAGGAGTATCTAAAAGGCTGGTGGCCTTTGCGGATGCCCTGGTAGGCTGGCTCACTGGCGGTCTGGGCATAGTGGCCACACTGGCCGGCATGTTTTTTGCTGCCATTTCAGGATCTTCCGCGGCCACTACCGCAGCCATCGGGCCTATCCTTTTTCCGGAAATGGAGAAAAGAGGATATAACAGAGAATTTGCGGCGGCCATAGTGGCGGCCGCAGGTGAAACGGGAATCATAATCCCGCCCAGTGTTACCATGGTGGTTTACGGCGTTATCGCCGGTGTTTCCATCGGAGACTTGTTCCTTGGCGGTTTTGGCCCCGGAATACTGATGGGCCTTTCCATGGCGGCATTGATTTATTTTGTGTCAAAAAGACATAACTATGGCGGCACGAAATGGGCCGGCCTTGCAAACGTGGGCAAGACCTTTGCTCAAAGCATCTGGGGATTGCTGATGCCTATTATTATCCTCGGGGGTATTTACGGAGGAATATTTACTCCCACCGAAGCCGCTGCTGTGGCCGTTGTATATGGCCTTTTCGTTGGTTTTTTCATTTACAAGGACCTTAAGCTCAGTGATTTGCCAAAGATAGTTGAGGATTCTGTAAAAAGCACCGCAGTGGTCATGTTCATTATGGATGCGGCGGGACTTTTCAGCTGGATCATCACGAGCCAGCAGGTGCCCGTGATGCTTGCCAATTATTTTGTATCGCTGACCAACAATCCCACTACTATCCTTATGTTAATAAACATACTTCTCTTAATAGTCGGCTGTTTCCTGAACGCTTCGGCTGCTGTCACCATACTGGCTCCCATACTGGTTCCGGTAGTGACGCAGATGGGTATAGACCCTGTATTTTTCGGTGTATTGATGACTGTAAACCTTGCTATAGGCACCCTTACCCCTCCAGTAGGCGTGGACCTTTTTGTGGCAACGACTATTGCAAAGATCCCGCTGGAGAGAATTTCAAGAGCTATTTTAAGTTTTCTGGTTGTGCTTATTCTGGATCTTATCATAATAACTTACGTTCCGGGCATCGTTATGTGGGTGCCCAATATGGTCAAATAG
- the dctP gene encoding TRAP transporter substrate-binding protein DctP: MYKKYLVVLMVIFVLMMSMVGCGSSGNSSSSQSSQSSNAGQTQNQSQPAESNAKFVLKLGHVANTDQPYHEAAVKFADMVKERTNGAVEIQIYPNSQLGGQRDLLEGLQLGTVDIVLTSSAVLANFIPKCQVIDLPFIFRDKEHVYKVLDGPLADKIYEGAENQGMKVISTWENGFRHITNNIRPITKPDDMKGIKIRVMESQMYIEMFKALGANPTPMAMGEVFTALQQKTVDAQENPIGQIFASRFYEVQKYLTLDGHTYSPETVVFSLQTWNKLPKEYQDVIIKAAQEARDFNRQRTAEQNQKFLDQMKSKGLQVTELTPEHKAAFQEKMKPVWAKFENVIGKDLIDAVVNTK; the protein is encoded by the coding sequence TTGTACAAAAAGTATCTGGTAGTTTTAATGGTCATTTTCGTTTTGATGATGAGTATGGTGGGATGCGGCTCTTCCGGCAATTCAAGCTCGTCCCAGAGCAGCCAAAGCTCAAACGCAGGGCAAACTCAAAACCAGTCTCAGCCTGCGGAAAGTAACGCCAAGTTTGTATTAAAGCTGGGGCATGTGGCCAACACTGACCAACCCTACCACGAGGCCGCGGTCAAGTTTGCGGACATGGTAAAAGAGAGGACTAACGGGGCAGTGGAGATTCAAATATACCCCAACAGCCAGCTGGGTGGTCAGAGGGATTTACTAGAGGGGCTGCAGCTCGGAACAGTGGACATAGTTCTTACTTCATCGGCGGTGCTGGCTAATTTCATACCGAAGTGCCAGGTAATAGATCTGCCTTTTATATTCCGGGATAAAGAACATGTATATAAGGTTTTAGACGGCCCCCTGGCAGACAAGATTTACGAGGGAGCAGAAAACCAGGGCATGAAGGTTATATCCACATGGGAAAACGGGTTCAGGCATATAACCAACAATATAAGACCTATTACAAAGCCCGATGACATGAAGGGTATCAAGATAAGGGTTATGGAAAGCCAGATGTACATCGAGATGTTCAAAGCATTAGGCGCCAATCCGACTCCCATGGCCATGGGCGAGGTGTTTACCGCACTGCAGCAAAAGACTGTGGATGCCCAGGAAAATCCCATTGGACAGATTTTTGCTTCAAGGTTCTACGAGGTTCAAAAATATCTGACGCTGGATGGACATACTTATTCTCCTGAAACTGTGGTATTCAGCCTTCAGACATGGAATAAATTGCCAAAAGAATATCAGGATGTCATCATTAAGGCCGCTCAGGAGGCAAGGGACTTTAACAGGCAAAGAACAGCGGAACAAAACCAGAAATTCCTGGATCAAATGAAATCCAAAGGTTTGCAGGTCACCGAACTTACACCAGAGCATAAAGCTGCCTTCCAGGAAAAGATGAAACCGGTCTGGGCAAAATTTGAAAATGTCATCGGCAAGGACCTCATCGATGCAGTTGTAAATACAAAATAA
- a CDS encoding Flp family type IVb pilin, whose product MLKHFKKLWTGEEGQGMAEYGLILALVAVVVIVALKALGQGINSKFNDVTNGLNGTTPSTP is encoded by the coding sequence ATGTTAAAACATTTCAAAAAATTATGGACCGGAGAAGAAGGACAGGGCATGGCCGAATACGGGCTTATTCTGGCACTGGTGGCTGTGGTGGTGATCGTGGCGCTGAAGGCTCTGGGGCAGGGTATCAATTCTAAATTTAATGATGTGACAAACGGTTTAAACGGCACAACTCCCTCCACTCCATAA
- a CDS encoding A24 family peptidase gives MAIADCFLILLMAICVYTDIKSKKIYNVVLFPAATIGLVSNFLSGGATGGITGIKGMMLGMALLLVPFILGGMGAGDVKLLGVVGAFKGPGFVWTAFLFTAIVGGVISVIVMVKTGEFPVRFRAAILTLFSAFGIIPQVDLLDSIYEGSVQTFPYAVAIAAGTALAYVVR, from the coding sequence ATGGCGATTGCGGATTGTTTCCTTATTTTGTTAATGGCAATTTGCGTTTACACAGACATAAAATCCAAAAAGATATATAACGTTGTGCTTTTCCCCGCGGCGACCATAGGTCTTGTGAGCAATTTTTTATCGGGAGGCGCTACCGGAGGGATTACCGGAATAAAAGGCATGATGCTGGGTATGGCGCTTCTTTTGGTACCATTCATCCTGGGCGGGATGGGAGCGGGGGACGTCAAGCTTCTGGGAGTCGTGGGAGCCTTTAAAGGCCCCGGCTTCGTCTGGACAGCGTTTCTTTTTACAGCCATCGTCGGAGGCGTTATCTCCGTGATAGTTATGGTAAAAACCGGAGAATTTCCAGTACGGTTTAGAGCCGCAATCCTTACCCTATTTTCCGCATTTGGCATTATTCCTCAAGTCGATTTGCTGGACTCCATCTACGAAGGTTCGGTTCAGACCTTTCCTTACGCCGTGGCCATTGCTGCGGGCACCGCTCTGGCATATGTGGTGAGGTGA
- a CDS encoding NAD(P)-dependent malic enzyme, which produces MNLREEALKLHAENQGKIEIKSRVSLKESKDLSLAYTPGVAEPCKEIKENPDTVYKYTCKGRMVAVVTDGSAVLGLGNIGAMAGMPVMEGKALLFKNFGGVDAFPICLGTQNVDEIVKTVKLISPTFGGINLEDISAPRCFEIESRLKQELDIPVFHDDQHGTAVVVLAGVINALKIVKKDIKDVKVAVSGAGAAGVAITKLLLKAGAKDVIVCDRKGAIYKGREGLDFSKEELSQITNKSGIKGDLADAMKGADIFIGVSAPGTVTKDMVKAMASDPIIFAMANPVPEIFPEEAKEGGAAVVGTGRSDFPNQINNVLAFPGIFRGALEVRAKDINEEMKLAAAHAIASLITDKEVSPDYCIPGAFDKRVAAHVASRVARAAMETKVARIMIDPEKLKEEMLK; this is translated from the coding sequence ATGAATCTCAGAGAGGAAGCTTTAAAACTTCATGCAGAAAATCAAGGCAAAATAGAGATAAAAAGCAGGGTATCTTTAAAGGAGTCTAAAGACTTAAGTCTTGCCTATACACCGGGTGTGGCGGAGCCCTGCAAGGAGATAAAAGAGAACCCGGACACAGTGTATAAATATACCTGCAAGGGCCGCATGGTGGCCGTGGTGACCGACGGCTCGGCGGTGCTGGGCCTCGGCAACATCGGAGCCATGGCCGGCATGCCCGTCATGGAGGGCAAGGCGCTGCTCTTTAAAAACTTCGGAGGTGTGGACGCATTTCCCATCTGCCTTGGCACCCAGAATGTGGATGAAATAGTAAAGACTGTAAAACTGATTTCTCCCACCTTTGGGGGCATTAACCTGGAAGATATCTCTGCACCCCGGTGTTTTGAAATCGAAAGCCGATTAAAGCAGGAACTGGATATTCCCGTATTTCACGATGACCAGCACGGCACTGCGGTGGTGGTGCTGGCAGGCGTAATCAATGCACTGAAAATAGTAAAAAAGGATATAAAAGATGTGAAGGTGGCCGTCAGCGGCGCCGGAGCCGCCGGAGTTGCCATAACAAAACTGCTCCTGAAAGCCGGGGCAAAAGATGTGATAGTGTGCGACAGAAAAGGCGCCATTTACAAGGGCCGGGAAGGCCTTGATTTCAGCAAGGAAGAACTTTCCCAAATAACAAATAAGAGCGGGATAAAAGGCGACCTTGCCGATGCCATGAAGGGGGCAGACATATTCATCGGCGTTTCGGCTCCGGGTACGGTGACAAAGGACATGGTGAAGGCAATGGCGTCCGATCCTATCATTTTTGCCATGGCCAATCCCGTGCCCGAAATCTTCCCCGAAGAGGCAAAAGAAGGCGGCGCGGCTGTGGTGGGCACAGGGCGTTCCGATTTCCCGAACCAGATAAACAACGTGCTGGCTTTCCCGGGTATCTTCAGGGGTGCCCTGGAAGTGAGGGCAAAAGATATCAATGAAGAGATGAAGCTCGCGGCCGCTCATGCCATAGCTTCTCTTATCACCGACAAAGAGGTTTCGCCGGATTACTGCATCCCCGGAGCCTTCGACAAAAGGGTAGCCGCCCATGTGGCATCAAGAGTCGCAAGAGCCGCCATGGAAACAAAGGTGGCAAGAATCATGATAGATCCGGAAAAACTCAAAGAGGAAATGCTAAAGTAG
- a CDS encoding 3-isopropylmalate dehydratase small subunit gives MQLKISGKAYIFGDNIDTDQIYPGRYLELTAKADIASHCMEGARPGFAREVKKGDIIVAGKNFGCGSSREHAAITLKEAGVSAVVAESFARIFFRNAINLGLPVITCKKIHDNVKEGEILEIDLSTGQIKNQNTGETYRGEGLSEFVLSILENGGIKPLFKERYGN, from the coding sequence ATGCAGCTCAAAATTTCCGGCAAGGCTTACATTTTTGGAGACAATATAGATACAGACCAGATTTATCCTGGAAGGTATCTGGAACTCACTGCCAAGGCGGACATTGCCTCCCACTGCATGGAAGGCGCAAGGCCTGGATTTGCAAGGGAAGTAAAAAAAGGTGATATAATAGTGGCGGGGAAAAACTTCGGCTGCGGTTCTTCCCGGGAGCATGCGGCTATTACACTAAAGGAAGCAGGAGTAAGTGCGGTGGTAGCCGAATCCTTTGCCAGGATCTTTTTCAGAAACGCCATAAACCTGGGACTTCCCGTAATAACCTGTAAAAAGATACATGATAATGTAAAGGAGGGCGAAATACTGGAGATAGACTTATCCACCGGCCAGATTAAAAATCAGAACACCGGTGAAACATACCGGGGAGAAGGCCTTTCGGAATTTGTGCTCAGTATCCTGGAAAACGGTGGAATAAAGCCGCTATTTAAGGAGAGGTACGGCAATTAA
- a CDS encoding TadE/TadG family type IV pilus assembly protein, which translates to MIEVYRHLKSRKGQSMVELALILPVIVLILFGVLEFGRIFYSYIVITHAAREGARAGAVGKTDAEIIARVRDSAPLPEADTNLHITRLEPNETARTPGVPLTVEVAYDVELVTPLFDSLLPNPVTLKSRATMRIE; encoded by the coding sequence GTGATTGAGGTTTATAGGCATTTAAAGAGCCGGAAGGGTCAGTCCATGGTGGAACTTGCCCTGATTCTGCCGGTCATTGTCCTGATACTGTTCGGCGTTCTGGAGTTCGGGCGCATCTTTTATTCATACATCGTTATAACTCATGCGGCAAGGGAAGGGGCCAGAGCCGGAGCCGTCGGCAAGACCGATGCGGAAATTATCGCCAGGGTTCGGGATTCCGCTCCCCTGCCTGAGGCAGACACCAATTTGCATATAACAAGATTGGAGCCGAATGAGACCGCCCGGACACCGGGTGTGCCGCTTACCGTAGAAGTAGCTTACGACGTGGAACTGGTGACTCCACTTTTTGACAGCCTGTTGCCGAATCCCGTTACGCTAAAATCCCGGGCTACAATGAGGATAGAATGA
- a CDS encoding 3-isopropylmalate dehydratase large subunit, whose protein sequence is MHALEKILAKHAAKDKVKAGEIVTCKVDLAEVNDLYMQVIESFNEMGGKRVWDPEKVAFVFDHYAPAPTIKSAANHKVMREFVWEYGIKHLFDINAGVCHQVMPEAGLIFPGMLLVATDSHTTTHGAFGAFGTGVGATDLACILMSGELWFRVPEVIKIEINGKLKPGVLPKDVILHILGKLGTEAAVYKAIEFTGDTVKNMDIPGRMVLCNMSVEMGAKTSYIKPDETTLNYLKSRGVDEDNLEVPETDPDYEYSENYNFDVSDLSPQVAIPHSVDNVVPVEAVKGTRVDQVFIGSCTGGRVEDIEWAYKILKGKKINDRTRLVIIPASRDVYLEAMRRGYVEALINAGATFSAPGCGPCLGAHQGVIAPGEVCVTATNRNFPGRMGSTGGDIYLASPATAAACALAGKIVNPVEYIEEV, encoded by the coding sequence ATGCACGCTCTGGAGAAAATTTTAGCAAAACATGCGGCAAAAGATAAGGTAAAAGCCGGAGAGATAGTAACCTGCAAGGTGGATCTTGCTGAAGTAAATGACTTATATATGCAGGTAATCGAGTCTTTTAATGAAATGGGCGGCAAAAGGGTATGGGACCCTGAAAAGGTGGCATTCGTATTTGACCACTACGCACCTGCACCCACTATAAAATCCGCCGCCAATCACAAAGTCATGAGGGAATTTGTCTGGGAGTACGGTATAAAGCATCTTTTCGACATAAATGCAGGAGTATGCCACCAGGTTATGCCCGAGGCAGGATTAATCTTCCCGGGAATGCTGCTGGTGGCCACTGATTCCCATACTACCACCCATGGAGCCTTCGGAGCCTTCGGCACCGGAGTGGGAGCCACCGACCTTGCCTGCATACTCATGTCAGGGGAGCTCTGGTTCCGGGTGCCCGAAGTTATAAAGATAGAGATAAACGGCAAACTGAAACCCGGCGTCCTTCCAAAAGATGTCATACTGCACATACTGGGCAAGCTGGGCACTGAAGCTGCGGTATATAAGGCCATCGAATTTACCGGAGATACGGTAAAGAATATGGATATACCCGGCCGAATGGTGCTCTGCAACATGTCGGTGGAGATGGGGGCCAAGACATCATATATAAAACCCGATGAAACAACTTTGAACTATTTAAAATCCCGGGGTGTCGATGAAGATAACCTGGAAGTCCCGGAAACCGATCCTGATTATGAATACAGCGAAAACTACAATTTCGATGTGTCTGATCTTTCACCCCAGGTGGCCATTCCCCACAGCGTGGACAATGTAGTCCCGGTGGAAGCCGTAAAGGGTACCAGGGTGGACCAGGTATTTATAGGTTCTTGCACCGGGGGCAGGGTGGAGGACATAGAATGGGCCTATAAGATCCTGAAGGGCAAGAAGATAAATGATAGGACGAGACTTGTCATTATACCCGCATCACGAGATGTGTATCTTGAAGCCATGAGGCGGGGGTATGTGGAAGCGCTTATTAATGCAGGTGCTACATTTAGCGCACCGGGGTGTGGTCCCTGCCTGGGAGCCCATCAGGGAGTGATAGCCCCCGGAGAAGTTTGCGTGACCGCCACCAACAGGAATTTCCCCGGTCGAATGGGCAGCACCGGAGGGGATATTTATCTTGCATCACCGGCCACGGCGGCAGCCTGTGCTCTGGCAGGAAAAATTGTAAATCCTGTAGAATATATAGAGGAGGTCTAA
- a CDS encoding TRAP transporter small permease — translation MTFKKFIDGLDSVVKWTAIAMFSIMTVAIVLQVIFRYILHASLSWSEELARYLFVWSVLLGSAMCVKRRSHVGVEVFTMYLPKNLQRYSIFLADILGLIFYGILIIYGFNVVKITMNQFSASLGIKMGYPYLSIPVAGIVMFLNGLYNMLEDLKQFKENDGVVRA, via the coding sequence TTGACCTTTAAAAAATTCATCGATGGTCTTGACAGCGTAGTTAAATGGACGGCTATTGCGATGTTTTCGATTATGACCGTGGCCATAGTCCTTCAAGTCATATTCAGGTATATACTGCACGCATCTCTAAGCTGGTCCGAGGAACTGGCGAGATACCTTTTCGTCTGGTCGGTACTCCTGGGTTCGGCCATGTGTGTGAAGAGACGCTCTCATGTGGGAGTTGAAGTCTTTACAATGTACCTCCCCAAAAACCTTCAAAGATACAGTATATTTTTAGCCGACATTCTTGGTTTGATATTTTATGGCATTTTAATAATATATGGTTTTAATGTGGTGAAAATCACCATGAATCAATTTTCCGCTTCCCTTGGCATAAAGATGGGTTATCCCTATTTATCCATTCCTGTAGCAGGAATTGTTATGTTTTTAAATGGTCTCTACAATATGTTAGAAGATTTAAAGCAGTTTAAAGAAAATGATGGGGTGGTGAGAGCATGA